Proteins encoded within one genomic window of Dyadobacter chenhuakuii:
- a CDS encoding helix-turn-helix domain-containing protein gives MEKPTSIPEFYKDTSQLIPEPVQKEIGHFNIFRTEDLFRDSKPKAVPYNRRAYYKISLILGRNRAEYADKVIDIEHNALFFATPQIPYNWQPLDDKQSGMFCIFSEDFLTQNNSGILLKDLPVFKPGNVPIFFLNDEQLADVKHIFSKMFKEVSSDYAFKYDLLRNYVLELIHSGQKLQPATGLFNETNAHKRVSSLFIELLERQFPIEPPHQKLMFRSAKDYADQLAIHVNYLNKVLKLVTGKTTTELIIERIIKESKILLKHTDWNISEIAYSLGFEEPSHFNNLFKKHTTLSPRAFRM, from the coding sequence ATGGAAAAACCGACTTCAATCCCGGAGTTTTATAAAGACACTTCACAGCTGATCCCGGAGCCAGTCCAGAAGGAGATAGGCCATTTTAACATTTTCCGGACGGAGGATCTTTTCAGGGATTCCAAGCCGAAAGCAGTTCCTTACAACCGGCGGGCTTACTATAAGATCAGCCTCATCCTGGGCAGGAACCGGGCTGAGTACGCGGATAAAGTTATTGATATTGAGCATAATGCATTATTTTTTGCTACGCCGCAAATTCCTTATAACTGGCAGCCCTTGGACGATAAGCAGTCCGGAATGTTCTGTATTTTCTCGGAAGATTTTCTTACCCAAAACAACAGCGGGATCTTGTTAAAGGATCTGCCTGTTTTCAAGCCGGGAAATGTTCCCATTTTCTTTCTCAATGATGAGCAGCTTGCGGACGTAAAGCACATTTTCAGTAAAATGTTCAAAGAGGTTTCTTCCGATTATGCATTCAAATATGATCTGCTGCGTAATTATGTGCTTGAACTGATCCATAGCGGGCAGAAGTTACAGCCGGCAACAGGTCTGTTTAATGAAACCAATGCGCATAAGCGCGTTTCTTCCCTTTTTATTGAGCTGCTCGAACGCCAGTTTCCTATCGAACCGCCGCACCAGAAACTCATGTTCCGTTCGGCAAAGGATTATGCGGATCAGCTGGCGATCCATGTCAATTATCTCAATAAGGTTTTAAAGCTGGTAACGGGCAAAACCACGACGGAACTCATCATTGAGCGCATTATCAAAGAATCCAAGATCTTGCTGAAACACACAGACTGGAACATTTCCGAGATCGCGTACAGCCTCGGATTCGAGGAACCTTCACACTTTAACAACCTCTTCAAAAAACACACAACATTAAGTCCGCGTGCGTTTCGCATGTGA
- a CDS encoding SDR family oxidoreductase, whose product MEQGNKIALVTGASRGLGKNMALNLAQQGTDIIVIYRSKEQEAIEVVKTIEAMGRKAVAMQLDTANTKLFDTFFTDLQSVLETTWNRKTFDFLINNAGIDANSKFTDTTEEDFDALMNVHFKGVYFLTQKALPYIADNGRIINLSTGLTRFATPGYAAYASMKGAIEVLTKYLAKELGHRGITVNIVAPGIIHTDFTERAFKAHEGLEAQINSITALGRVGEPQDIGAVVAFLCTEGARWINAQRIEASGGMNL is encoded by the coding sequence ATGGAACAAGGAAATAAAATAGCGCTGGTAACAGGCGCCAGCAGAGGATTGGGGAAAAATATGGCGCTCAATCTCGCTCAGCAAGGAACCGACATTATTGTCATATATCGCAGCAAGGAACAGGAAGCGATTGAAGTTGTGAAGACGATCGAAGCCATGGGCAGAAAAGCCGTCGCTATGCAGCTCGATACGGCGAACACAAAGCTTTTTGATACATTTTTTACGGATCTTCAATCCGTTCTGGAAACTACCTGGAACCGGAAAACTTTTGATTTTCTGATCAATAATGCCGGCATTGATGCCAATTCTAAATTTACTGATACAACAGAGGAGGATTTCGACGCTTTAATGAATGTGCATTTCAAAGGCGTTTACTTTCTGACCCAGAAAGCATTGCCTTACATTGCAGACAATGGCCGCATTATCAACCTTTCCACTGGGCTAACCCGTTTTGCAACCCCGGGTTATGCAGCATATGCATCTATGAAAGGCGCTATTGAAGTGTTAACCAAATATTTGGCGAAAGAACTGGGACACAGAGGCATTACCGTGAATATCGTGGCACCCGGGATCATTCACACCGACTTCACTGAACGAGCATTCAAGGCGCACGAGGGATTGGAAGCGCAGATTAATTCCATCACTGCATTGGGCCGGGTAGGAGAGCCGCAGGACATTGGCGCGGTGGTTGCGTTCCTTTGCACCGAAGGCGCCCGCTGGATCAATGCCCAGCGGATCGAGGCCTCGGGTGGGATGAACCTTTGA
- a CDS encoding YceI family protein yields MKKQLCSLLASISIAFGCADHDVQSTNFKLDESVSVAEWKGYLRNEYFNEGSIAIKSESLVIREGQVKSGSFTIPIASIVNFNLPTEELKHALVHHLQSPDFFNMALHPEVKFNITGVASYNGSGENVIAGANQLVTGNLTMLGITHSISFPAKIDLNGDNLKVEAKLKIDRTKWGITYATDPALPDDAVIKNDIDLHLKLAGKKI; encoded by the coding sequence ATGAAAAAGCAACTTTGTAGTCTATTAGCCTCAATTTCAATTGCATTCGGTTGCGCAGATCACGATGTGCAATCAACAAATTTCAAGCTCGATGAATCCGTCTCCGTTGCAGAATGGAAGGGATATCTCAGAAATGAGTATTTCAATGAAGGTTCCATTGCCATCAAAAGTGAAAGCCTGGTCATTCGTGAAGGACAGGTCAAGAGCGGTTCTTTCACCATTCCGATAGCCTCTATCGTCAACTTTAACCTGCCGACAGAGGAATTGAAGCATGCGCTGGTGCACCATTTGCAAAGCCCGGACTTCTTTAACATGGCGCTTCACCCGGAAGTAAAGTTCAACATTACAGGCGTCGCCTCTTACAACGGAAGTGGTGAGAATGTAATTGCAGGCGCGAATCAACTGGTGACCGGAAATTTAACGATGCTGGGAATCACGCATTCCATCTCATTTCCTGCGAAAATTGACTTGAACGGAGATAATCTCAAAGTAGAAGCTAAATTAAAAATAGACAGGACCAAATGGGGTATCACTTACGCCACCGATCCTGCCTTGCCAGACGATGCAGTCATCAAGAACGATATTGACCTGCATTTGAAACTCGCCGGTAAGAAGATTTAA
- a CDS encoding response regulator — MSVKGPIILIEDDSDDQFLLKSIVEELQIPNPIIFFSNGLEALLFLETTTEQPFIIFCDINMPVMNGLELRQRIEQNEYLKKKSIPFVFLSTADNPHIISVAYEATIQGFFKKENSFEDLKKRIRIIFEYWQSCLHPNNYV; from the coding sequence ATGTCAGTAAAAGGGCCTATAATATTGATTGAAGACGATTCCGATGACCAGTTTCTGCTTAAAAGCATCGTGGAGGAATTGCAGATACCAAACCCGATTATTTTCTTTTCAAATGGTCTGGAAGCATTGCTTTTCCTGGAAACGACCACAGAGCAGCCGTTCATCATTTTTTGTGATATTAACATGCCGGTTATGAACGGGCTGGAACTCCGCCAGCGTATTGAGCAGAATGAGTATTTAAAGAAAAAGTCGATCCCATTCGTGTTTTTGAGCACGGCCGACAATCCCCACATCATATCCGTTGCCTACGAGGCCACGATCCAGGGATTTTTCAAAAAAGAGAATAGTTTTGAAGATCTGAAAAAACGGATCAGGATCATTTTCGAATATTGGCAAAGCTGCCTGCACCCGAATAATTACGTATAG
- a CDS encoding L-histidine N(alpha)-methyltransferase: MSDNTFAKDIHKGLSAPLKHISSKYFYDDIGSVIFQDIMKMPEYYPTACEFEILSLQGNQILDRLNFDQPFNIVEFGAGDGIKTRQLLKTLVENGVQFSYVPIDISAKAIEELEANMLNHLPDLQIKPMIGNYFSMIEELASSETPSLFLFLGGNIGNYEKDEVNDLLTSFKQSMKPGDKLLTGFDLQKNPATIRNAYDDPQGITKAFNMNLLTRINRELGGNIKTNQFDFYSHYNPINGEVRSYLVSLAAQKIHLQRIDKCYDFAQNELIRTELSKKYTLKEIEETAENNGFKVIEHFLDCKHYFTDSLWVK, from the coding sequence ATGTCGGACAATACATTCGCAAAAGATATACACAAAGGCCTTTCGGCGCCATTGAAGCACATTTCTTCCAAATATTTTTATGATGATATAGGCAGCGTCATCTTTCAGGATATCATGAAAATGCCTGAATACTACCCTACGGCCTGTGAATTCGAAATCCTGTCTTTGCAGGGAAATCAGATCCTTGATCGGCTAAACTTTGATCAGCCTTTTAACATTGTGGAGTTCGGGGCTGGTGATGGCATCAAGACGCGCCAATTGCTTAAAACGCTGGTTGAGAACGGGGTGCAATTTTCTTATGTGCCAATTGATATTTCCGCAAAAGCCATAGAAGAGCTCGAAGCTAATATGCTCAACCATCTGCCTGATTTACAGATCAAACCGATGATCGGGAATTACTTTTCAATGATTGAGGAGCTGGCTTCTTCCGAAACGCCCAGCTTGTTTCTTTTTCTGGGAGGCAACATTGGGAATTATGAAAAAGATGAGGTGAACGATCTGCTCACCAGCTTCAAGCAAAGCATGAAGCCAGGAGACAAATTGCTGACAGGCTTCGATTTACAGAAAAACCCGGCTACAATCCGCAACGCTTATGATGATCCGCAAGGAATTACCAAAGCATTCAATATGAATCTCCTTACGCGGATCAATCGCGAACTGGGCGGGAACATCAAAACCAATCAATTTGACTTCTATTCCCATTATAACCCTATCAACGGCGAAGTGAGGAGTTATCTGGTAAGTCTGGCGGCGCAGAAAATACATTTGCAACGCATCGACAAATGCTACGACTTCGCGCAGAACGAGCTGATCCGTACAGAATTGTCTAAAAAATATACATTAAAAGAAATCGAAGAAACGGCAGAAAATAATGGCTTCAAAGTGATCGAACACTTCCTGGATTGCAAACACTATTTCACGGATAGTCTTTGGGTGAAATAG
- the egtB gene encoding ergothioneine biosynthesis protein EgtB: MYPLTTTAISEAYNRVRQHSETICEPLETEDYVPQPVPFVSPPKWHLAHSTWFFETFILKPFHPGYQVFDNDYNYLFNSYYNNVGERTLRTDRGNVTRPTTKNVYAYRQHVDRHMSDLLETLTDPEALTLVELGLHHEQQHQELLVTDIKYILGHNPLFPVYKSGHNLVNDANEESGFAQISEGVYEIGFNGSGFCFDNELGRHKVYLHDFEISKALVTNAEYIEFMEAGGYQDFNLWLDAGWSWVNDHAINAPMYWHKIKGAWHYYTLDGLQPVNPEAILSHINLYEASAYAQWRGMRLPTEAEWEIASDQFQWGKRWEWTNSAYLPYPGFSKAPGAVGEYNGKFMINQMVLRGASVATSPEHSRKTYRNFFQAHERWQYTGIRLVK; encoded by the coding sequence ATGTATCCGCTGACAACCACCGCCATAAGTGAAGCATACAATCGTGTTAGGCAACATTCGGAAACGATTTGTGAGCCTCTTGAAACCGAAGATTATGTCCCGCAGCCTGTTCCGTTTGTAAGTCCGCCGAAGTGGCACCTGGCGCATTCAACATGGTTTTTTGAAACATTCATCCTCAAACCTTTCCACCCCGGATACCAGGTTTTTGATAACGACTACAACTATCTTTTCAATAGTTATTATAACAATGTAGGCGAACGCACCCTGCGCACCGACAGGGGAAATGTTACACGCCCGACGACCAAAAATGTGTATGCTTACCGGCAACATGTGGATCGTCATATGTCCGACCTGCTCGAAACATTAACAGATCCCGAAGCATTAACGCTGGTAGAACTCGGCCTGCACCACGAGCAGCAACATCAGGAACTGCTCGTTACCGACATTAAATATATCCTGGGTCATAATCCCTTGTTTCCGGTTTACAAATCGGGCCACAATCTGGTGAATGACGCTAATGAAGAATCCGGATTTGCACAGATTTCGGAGGGCGTTTACGAGATAGGGTTCAATGGTTCCGGCTTTTGCTTTGATAATGAACTGGGCAGGCATAAAGTGTATCTGCACGATTTTGAAATTTCCAAAGCACTGGTTACCAACGCCGAATATATTGAATTTATGGAAGCGGGCGGTTATCAGGATTTTAACCTGTGGCTGGATGCAGGCTGGTCTTGGGTCAACGACCATGCGATCAATGCTCCCATGTATTGGCACAAAATAAAAGGAGCGTGGCATTACTATACGCTGGACGGGTTACAGCCAGTGAACCCGGAAGCGATCCTGAGCCACATTAACCTATACGAGGCTTCTGCCTACGCGCAATGGAGAGGCATGCGGTTGCCAACAGAAGCGGAGTGGGAAATTGCATCGGATCAGTTCCAATGGGGCAAGCGCTGGGAATGGACAAATAGCGCCTACTTGCCTTATCCTGGCTTTTCGAAGGCGCCGGGCGCTGTGGGCGAATACAACGGCAAATTTATGATTAACCAAATGGTGCTCCGTGGAGCATCTGTTGCTACCTCACCTGAGCATAGCCGCAAAACTTACCGAAACTTTTTTCAAGCACACGAACGCTGGCAATACACGGGCATCAGGCTGGTGAAGTAA
- a CDS encoding ABC transporter permease/substrate-binding protein — translation MEVQQSLWEFMAQQSDKLWSQTLAHIGLTCISLLIAVVIGLPLGIWIAQRNKAAWLVLGIAGVLQTIPSIALLGFMIPLLGIGALPAITALFLYALLPIIRNTYTGIRGVNPAVTEAARGMGMSSWQVLFNVELPLAMPVILAGIRTATVINVGVATLAAYIAAGGLGEFIFGGIALNNSNMILAGAIPAALLAIFFDMLLSLVQRANVRKMRKVSSILPVLLLLLSSFYIFPYADAKILGGFTPEFMVREDGYLGLKSKYKLDMPTVVISDAVMYKAAYEKKIDVISGYSTDGRLKAYNLITLEDDKRIFPPYYASPLVRKEVLLQYPELENALNLLSGKINDSTMTDLNYRVDYLKQSPEKVAHDFILTNNLYKKPRNGNKGTIRLGSKIFAEQYILINIYKALIEGNTDLKVETKTGLGGTKICFDALTNNEIDMYPEYTGTGLLVILKPSKNDLAALAGSREKVFSYVQKGFDEQYNLQWLKPIGFNNAYALMMRKEQAQSLNIRTITDLKEYVSADNHRHK, via the coding sequence ATGGAGGTGCAGCAAAGTTTGTGGGAATTCATGGCGCAGCAATCCGATAAACTTTGGAGCCAGACGCTTGCGCACATCGGGTTGACATGTATTTCTTTGCTGATCGCCGTCGTGATAGGACTCCCGCTGGGAATCTGGATCGCGCAGCGAAATAAGGCAGCATGGCTCGTCCTGGGCATTGCGGGCGTGTTGCAGACCATTCCGAGCATCGCATTGCTTGGCTTTATGATCCCGCTGCTCGGCATCGGCGCGCTTCCGGCGATCACTGCGTTGTTTTTGTATGCGTTGCTCCCCATCATCAGGAACACTTATACGGGCATTCGCGGCGTGAATCCGGCGGTGACGGAAGCCGCCCGTGGGATGGGCATGAGTAGCTGGCAGGTTTTGTTTAATGTGGAACTTCCGCTTGCTATGCCGGTGATCCTGGCTGGGATTCGCACGGCGACGGTCATTAATGTGGGCGTTGCGACACTTGCAGCATACATTGCAGCGGGCGGTTTGGGCGAATTTATTTTCGGAGGCATTGCGTTGAACAATTCCAACATGATCCTGGCCGGCGCAATCCCGGCCGCATTGCTCGCCATATTTTTTGATATGCTGCTGTCTTTGGTTCAAAGAGCGAATGTCAGGAAGATGCGTAAAGTGTCCTCTATTCTGCCTGTTTTACTGCTTTTACTTTCCTCATTTTACATATTTCCTTATGCTGATGCGAAAATTCTGGGTGGCTTTACACCGGAGTTCATGGTGCGTGAAGATGGTTATCTGGGTTTAAAATCAAAATACAAACTGGATATGCCGACCGTTGTGATCAGCGATGCGGTGATGTATAAAGCGGCATATGAAAAGAAAATCGATGTCATCAGCGGTTATAGCACGGACGGAAGGCTTAAAGCATACAACCTTATTACACTCGAAGACGACAAACGCATTTTTCCGCCCTATTACGCCTCTCCATTGGTTAGAAAAGAGGTTTTGCTTCAATATCCGGAACTGGAAAACGCATTGAATCTCTTGTCCGGAAAGATCAACGATTCCACTATGACCGATCTGAATTACCGGGTTGATTATCTGAAACAAAGTCCCGAAAAAGTGGCTCACGACTTTATTTTGACCAATAACCTATACAAGAAGCCCCGAAACGGAAACAAAGGCACGATCCGGCTGGGCTCCAAAATCTTTGCCGAGCAATACATTCTGATCAACATATACAAAGCGCTCATCGAAGGGAATACGGATTTAAAAGTTGAAACAAAAACGGGACTTGGCGGAACGAAGATCTGTTTTGATGCATTAACCAATAACGAGATCGATATGTATCCTGAATACACAGGAACGGGGCTTTTGGTAATCCTGAAACCTTCGAAAAACGACCTGGCAGCACTTGCAGGCAGTCGTGAGAAGGTTTTTAGTTACGTTCAAAAAGGCTTTGACGAGCAGTATAACCTGCAATGGCTCAAACCGATCGGTTTCAATAATGCCTATGCTTTGATGATGCGCAAAGAACAGGCACAATCATTGAATATAAGAACTATTACAGATTTAAAAGAATATGTATCCGCTGACAACCACCGCCATAAGTGA
- a CDS encoding ABC transporter ATP-binding protein: MIIAERISKVFNDIRVVDDISFEVKEGETMVLLGTSGCGKTTTLKMLNRLIDASGGFISINGQNIFDQQPELLRRTIGYVSQSNGLFPHYSVEENVSVVPKLLKWDKAKTRKRAQELLNQLKLPLETFGHKYPDELSGGQQQRVAIARALISDPPVLLMDEPFGALDPITRAGVRKEFLELPELKQKTIVLVTHDVQEAFELGDSICLMDKGKIVQTGTAKELILKPANTFARTFFDHQRLFLELSAITFEDIWDVVTTTDFASHNSVHNTPNAEVSAGTSLWSGMELLSKSGNEALAVRNQAANTLKLFTTSNIQEAYQKLKQQI, translated from the coding sequence ATGATCATTGCCGAACGCATTAGCAAAGTTTTTAATGATATCCGGGTAGTTGATGACATTTCTTTTGAAGTAAAAGAAGGTGAAACCATGGTTTTGCTGGGCACCAGCGGATGTGGAAAGACCACAACATTGAAGATGCTTAACCGCCTGATCGATGCGTCGGGCGGTTTTATTTCCATCAATGGCCAGAATATTTTTGATCAGCAACCGGAATTGCTCAGACGTACAATCGGTTACGTTTCCCAGAGCAATGGTCTTTTCCCGCATTATTCTGTTGAGGAAAATGTATCGGTTGTTCCTAAATTATTGAAATGGGATAAGGCCAAAACCCGCAAAAGAGCGCAGGAGTTACTGAACCAGTTGAAGCTTCCGCTGGAAACGTTCGGCCACAAATATCCGGATGAACTGAGCGGCGGCCAGCAGCAGCGTGTCGCCATTGCGCGTGCGCTCATTTCTGACCCGCCCGTTTTATTAATGGACGAACCTTTCGGCGCGCTGGACCCGATTACGCGCGCTGGGGTGCGGAAGGAGTTTCTGGAATTGCCTGAATTGAAACAAAAAACCATTGTGCTCGTAACGCACGATGTACAGGAAGCATTTGAGCTCGGAGACAGCATTTGTTTAATGGACAAAGGCAAAATCGTCCAGACCGGAACCGCAAAAGAGCTGATTCTGAAACCCGCGAATACATTTGCCCGAACATTCTTTGATCACCAGCGCTTGTTTCTCGAACTGAGCGCGATCACCTTTGAGGACATTTGGGATGTGGTTACTACTACCGATTTTGCTTCGCATAACAGCGTGCATAATACGCCTAATGCCGAGGTGAGTGCTGGCACGAGCTTATGGTCGGGGATGGAGCTCCTTTCAAAATCCGGAAATGAAGCATTGGCTGTTCGTAATCAGGCTGCCAATACATTAAAGTTATTCACGACTTCCAACATTCAGGAAGCTTACCAAAAGTTAAAACAGCAGATTTAA
- a CDS encoding mercuric reductase → MQHYDAIAIGSGQAGTPLSRKLAESGLKTALIEKRWVGGTCVNDGCSPTKAMIASAKAAWSVYHNKSLGVITDHFYVDFSAIIKRKDDIVHRMRSSSEKSIQETKNLDLFYGTATFSGNKEITVTLNDGGTAVFTADKFFINTGEKPSVPKIDGIESVDYLTSTSIMELDSIPEHLLVLGSGYIGLEFGQMFKRFGSKVTIIEPSGRILKKEDADIAEEVTKVLKEEDIPVLTNTKAKSVTENGDHIAVTVDENGKETVLECSHILVATGRRPQTKELGLDKTGVDVDEKGYIKVNDKLETSAAGIYALGDVKGGPAFTHISYDDYRIISENVISKGNASTKDRLVPYCMFIDPQLGRVGITEQEAREQGLDILVATIKNDSVARSIETGDERGMMKAVIDAKTKQILGASVLAEQGGEIVTILQMAMMGNVTYDRLMNGVFAHPTYAESLNNLFMTLEQ, encoded by the coding sequence ATGCAACATTACGATGCCATAGCAATCGGTTCCGGACAAGCCGGAACGCCCCTTTCCAGAAAATTAGCCGAGTCTGGCTTAAAAACAGCATTAATAGAAAAAAGATGGGTCGGCGGGACTTGCGTGAACGATGGGTGCTCCCCTACCAAAGCAATGATCGCTTCTGCAAAAGCAGCTTGGTCTGTCTATCACAATAAAAGCTTAGGCGTTATTACCGATCATTTTTATGTTGATTTTTCAGCTATCATAAAGCGTAAGGACGACATTGTGCACCGCATGCGCAGCAGTTCCGAGAAAAGCATTCAGGAAACAAAAAACCTGGACCTGTTTTATGGAACCGCAACGTTTTCAGGCAATAAGGAAATTACTGTAACATTGAATGATGGCGGAACAGCTGTTTTTACTGCAGATAAATTCTTCATCAATACAGGGGAAAAACCTTCTGTTCCAAAGATAGATGGCATTGAAAGTGTTGATTACCTGACTTCCACCAGCATCATGGAACTCGACAGCATTCCCGAACATTTACTCGTGCTCGGCAGTGGCTATATCGGACTGGAATTCGGACAAATGTTCAAGCGATTCGGAAGCAAAGTGACCATCATAGAGCCATCAGGGCGGATCCTTAAAAAGGAAGATGCAGACATTGCGGAGGAAGTTACCAAGGTTTTGAAAGAGGAAGACATTCCGGTTCTTACAAACACCAAAGCGAAATCAGTTACCGAAAATGGAGATCATATTGCCGTGACGGTTGATGAAAACGGCAAGGAAACCGTGCTGGAATGCTCGCATATCCTTGTTGCAACGGGCAGAAGGCCGCAAACAAAAGAGCTTGGCCTCGACAAAACCGGTGTGGACGTCGATGAAAAGGGTTATATAAAAGTGAATGATAAGCTGGAAACGTCTGCGGCAGGCATTTATGCATTGGGGGACGTGAAAGGTGGCCCGGCATTCACGCACATTTCATACGACGACTACCGCATTATCAGCGAGAATGTTATCAGCAAAGGAAATGCATCCACAAAAGACAGGCTCGTCCCCTACTGCATGTTCATCGATCCGCAGTTAGGCCGCGTGGGTATCACGGAACAGGAAGCGCGCGAGCAAGGGCTCGACATACTTGTAGCGACGATAAAAAATGACAGCGTAGCACGCTCCATTGAAACCGGCGACGAACGCGGGATGATGAAAGCGGTAATCGACGCCAAAACGAAACAGATCCTGGGCGCCTCGGTCCTGGCCGAACAAGGCGGAGAGATCGTGACTATTCTGCAAATGGCCATGATGGGAAATGTTACGTACGACCGCCTGATGAACGGCGTCTTCGCGCACCCGACTTACGCGGAATCGCTGAACAATCTTTTCATGACGCTGGAACAGTAA
- a CDS encoding bifunctional riboflavin kinase/FAD synthetase, with the protein MNIYHSLDSFEKLEYGVVTSGTFDGVHLGHKKILSRLREISEQSGGETVVLTFWPHPRMVVSDDSQGLQLLSTIDEKIELFSELGIHHLLIVPFTRAFSELSCHEYIKEILVEKIGTKKLVIGYDHRFGRNREGSFEFLQENCASYGFEVEEIPREDIEDLAISSSRIRKALVTGHIGESNGLLGRPYTLSGTVVKGKQLGRTIGFPTANVHLHESYKLIPMNGVYVIQATYDGEKFKGMLNIGVRPTVDGTMRTIEANLFEFDKEIYGEDLKLELLHYLRPEQKFESLDMLVRQINIDKENSRAYFS; encoded by the coding sequence ATGAATATTTATCACAGCCTGGATTCCTTTGAAAAACTGGAATATGGCGTCGTAACAAGTGGCACATTCGACGGTGTGCATCTTGGACATAAAAAAATACTTTCCCGGCTTCGGGAAATCAGTGAACAGTCTGGCGGAGAAACCGTTGTGCTTACTTTCTGGCCGCACCCGCGTATGGTTGTTTCAGATGACAGCCAGGGTTTGCAACTCCTTTCGACCATTGATGAAAAAATTGAGCTGTTCTCTGAATTGGGCATTCACCATTTGCTGATCGTCCCTTTTACCCGGGCTTTCTCAGAGCTGTCATGCCACGAGTATATTAAGGAAATCCTTGTTGAAAAGATCGGGACCAAAAAATTGGTAATTGGCTACGACCATCGTTTCGGACGCAACCGCGAGGGAAGCTTTGAGTTTTTGCAGGAAAATTGTGCTTCCTATGGTTTCGAGGTGGAAGAGATTCCGCGCGAAGACATTGAGGATCTTGCCATCAGTTCTTCCAGGATTCGTAAAGCCTTGGTTACCGGGCATATAGGCGAATCGAATGGCTTATTAGGCAGACCCTACACGCTTTCGGGCACTGTGGTCAAAGGCAAGCAACTGGGCCGCACCATCGGCTTCCCGACAGCGAATGTGCATTTGCACGAGTCGTATAAGCTGATCCCGATGAACGGCGTTTACGTCATTCAAGCAACTTACGACGGTGAAAAATTCAAGGGCATGCTGAACATTGGCGTACGGCCGACCGTGGACGGAACCATGCGGACGATCGAAGCCAACTTATTCGAATTTGATAAAGAAATTTACGGCGAAGATCTAAAACTGGAACTGCTGCATTACCTGCGTCCGGAGCAAAAATTCGAAAGCCTGGATATGCTGGTTCGACAGATCAATATTGATAAGGAAAATTCCCGGGCTTACTTTTCTTAA
- the truB gene encoding tRNA pseudouridine(55) synthase TruB gives MNNENNIPDEGEVILIDKPLTWTSFDVANKLKRACKFKKIGHAGTLDPLATGLLILCTGKKTKQIDTYQAQEKEYTGTLVLGKTTPSIDLETEFDAEYPTNHITAEILESARLALTGSIAQTPPIYSALRVDGERLYKKARRGEEIEIKKRNVEISLFEIDATHFPSVDFRIICSKGTYIRSMVRDFGQLAGSGAYMSALCRTRIGAFELKDAWNLTDFIQQKRLELKLEVDE, from the coding sequence TTGAATAACGAAAATAACATACCGGACGAAGGCGAAGTCATTCTCATTGACAAGCCTTTGACCTGGACTTCATTTGACGTGGCCAATAAGCTCAAAAGAGCTTGCAAATTCAAGAAAATCGGTCATGCCGGCACATTGGATCCGCTGGCTACGGGCTTGCTTATATTGTGCACCGGCAAGAAAACAAAGCAGATCGACACCTATCAGGCGCAGGAAAAGGAATACACAGGGACATTGGTTCTGGGCAAAACAACGCCTTCTATCGACCTGGAAACCGAATTCGATGCCGAATATCCAACAAATCACATCACCGCAGAAATTCTGGAAAGTGCCCGGCTGGCATTAACAGGCAGCATCGCACAGACACCCCCGATTTACTCGGCATTGCGTGTCGATGGCGAACGGCTTTACAAGAAGGCGCGGCGCGGCGAAGAAATCGAGATTAAGAAACGCAATGTTGAAATTTCGCTTTTTGAAATTGACGCCACGCATTTTCCCTCGGTTGATTTTAGGATCATTTGTTCAAAAGGTACTTATATTCGCAGTATGGTTCGCGATTTCGGTCAGCTGGCGGGCAGTGGCGCTTATATGAGCGCTTTATGCAGGACCCGGATCGGAGCGTTTGAATTGAAGGATGCGTGGAATCTTACCGATTTCATTCAGCAAAAAAGACTTGAATTGAAGTTAGAAGTGGACGAATGA